Proteins encoded by one window of Sorex araneus isolate mSorAra2 chromosome 3, mSorAra2.pri, whole genome shotgun sequence:
- the LOC129403676 gene encoding zinc finger protein 260-like isoform X2, translated as MNSIPPSFPSTGHSVTEPELIIKLEEREEPWMVSPPVQSLSGHSVTKPELIIKLEEREEPWMVSPPVQSLSDIHPEDDLIEHNWKDESRYYWQGLTTKNRETTKQRMDVKNTSSISSASVSKAMMIKGIYSTLVPEKIHGNKNISLPVEHDEIYPVRILENHKNLFKITNITKHPEMHASDKHEFQAGQLSEFHKYESTHLLANNYACMDYGKSLFKQQILIEHQRVSTGEESYECPEYQKPFSGNLSLIQHQRLCKGEKSYNCKEYGTAFSQASHFTHHTTIHARKKVFECKECTKSFSMKAYLTRHKRFHTGVKPYECKECRKRFIKKAYLVEHERIHTGVKPYECKECGKAFSSKTNLTTHERIHTGEKPYECKECTKSFSTKSYLIAHERIHTGLKPYECKECRKTFSMKAYLTRHERFHTGVKPYECKECRKSFITKAYLVEHERIHTGIKPYECKECRKTFSMKAVLTRHERIHTGLKLFECKECRKTFSMKRSLTIHERLHTGVKLYECKECMKSFTTKTNLTTHERIHTGVKPYECKECMKAFSSKSGLTRHERLHTGVKPYECKECRKTFSAKTNLITHERIHTGVKPYVCKECMKSFATKSYLIAHERIHTGLKPYECKECRKTFSMKTGLTIHERLHTGVKPYECKECRKTFSTKTNLTTHERIHTGIKPYECKECTKSFSTKTGLTTHERIHTGVKPYECKECRKTFSRKTNLTAHERIHTGVKPYECKECTKGFSTKSQLIAHERIHTELRPYEYEQKENFLNEDKPHYT; from the coding sequence ATATTCATCCAGAGGATGACTTGATTGAACATAATTGGAAAGATGAGAGTAGATATTACTGGCAAGGGTTAACGACCAAGAACAGAGAAACAACAAAGCAGAGAATGGACGTCAAAAACACTTCTAGTATCAGCAGTGCCTCCGTCTCAAAGGCAATGATGATTAAGGGAATCTATTCTACCTTGGTGCCTGAGAAGATTCATGGTAATAAGAATATATCTCTGCCTGTTGAACACGATGAGATATACCCTGTACGGATACTTGAGAACCacaaaaatctctttaaaataacTAATATCACTAAACATCCAGAAATGCATGCCAGTGATAAACATGAATTTCAAGCAGGGCAGCTTTCAGAGTTCCATAAATATGAAAGTACACACCTTTTAGCAAACAATTATGCCTGTATGGATTATGGCAAAAGTTTATTCAAACAACAAATACTCATTGAACATCAGAGAGTTTCCACAGGAGAGGAATCCTATGAATGTCCAGAATATCAAAAACCTTTTTCAGGAAATCTAAGCCTCATTCAGCACCAAAGACTTTGCAAAGGAGAAAAATCCTATAACTGTAAAGAGTACGGGACAGCTTTCTCACAGGCGTCACACTTCACTCACCATACGACAATTCACGCAAGGAAGAAAGTCtttgaatgtaaagaatgtacgAAAAGTTTCTCAATGAAAGCATACCTCACTAGACATAAGAGATTTCACACAGGAGTcaaaccctatgaatgtaaagaatgtaggaAAAGGTTCATTAAAAAGGCTTATCTCGTAGAACAtgagagaattcacacaggagtcaaaccctatgaatgtaaagaatgtgggaAAGCTTTCTCATCGAAGACAAACCTCACGACACAtgagagaattcacacaggagagaaaccctatgaatgtaaagaatgtacaAAAAGTTTCTCAACAAAGTCATATCTCATAGCACAtgagagaattcacacaggactgaaaccctatgaatgtaaagaatgtaggaAAACTTTCTCAATGAAGGCATACCTCACTAGACATGAGAGATTTCACACAGGAGTcaaaccctatgaatgtaaagaatgtaggaAAAGTTTCATTACAAAGGCATATCTCGTAGAACAtgagagaattcacacaggaatcaaaccctatgaatgtaaagaatgtaggaAAACTTTCTCAATGAAGGCAGTCCTTACTAGACACGAGAGAATCCACACGGGACTGAAACTCtttgaatgtaaagaatgtaggaAAACTTTCTCAATGAAGAGAAGTCTCACTATACATGAGAGACTTCACACAGGAGTCAAACtctatgaatgtaaagaatgtatgAAAAGTTTCACAACAAAGACAAACCTCACTACACAtgagagaattcacacaggagtcaaaccctatgaatgtaaagaatgtatgAAAGCTTTCTCGTCGAAGTCAGGCCTCACTAGACATGAGAGACTTCACACAGGAGTCAAACcttatgaatgtaaagaatgtaggaAAACTTTCTCAGCAAAGACAAACCTCATTACGCAtgagagaattcacacaggagtCAAACCCTATGTATGTAAAGAATGTATGAAAAGTTTTGCAACAAAGTCATATCTCATAGCACAtgagagaattcacacaggattgaaaccctatgaatgtaagGAATGTAGGAAAACTTTCTCAATGAAGACAGGTCTCACTATACATGAGAGACTTCACACAGGAGTCAAGCcttatgaatgtaaagaatgtaggaAAACTTTCTCAACAAAGACGAACCTCACTACACAtgagagaattcacacaggaatcaaaccctatgaatgtaaagaatgtacgAAAAGTTTCTCAACGAAGACAGGCCTCACTACACATGAGAGAATTCATACAGGAGTtaaaccctatgaatgtaaagaatgtagaaaaactttctcaagaaagacaAACCTCACTGCACAtgagagaattcacacaggagtcaagccctatgaatgtaaagaatgtacaAAAGGTTTCTCAACAAAGTCACAACTCATAGCACATGAGAGAATTCACACAGAACTGAGACCGTATGAAtatgaacaaaaggaaaattttctcAATGAAGACAAACCTCACTACACATGA